In the genome of Treponema pedis, one region contains:
- a CDS encoding methyltransferase domain-containing protein: MNTNNDNVKKAVQDYYESLAREEIAVKGNAEKITESLGYKFEQLNSVPKEADLGLGCGNPQERSKPQKGETVLDLGSGRGLDCFIASKAVGENGKVFGVDSSRTMVQKASEIAEKNNYKNCTFLYGEIEDIPLTGNSADLVISNCVINLSVDKPKVYSEIYRVLKAGGRTAISDITLKKDLPPDWKSDSSMIKT; encoded by the coding sequence ATGAATACAAATAACGATAACGTTAAAAAAGCTGTGCAGGATTATTACGAATCTTTGGCCCGCGAAGAAATTGCGGTAAAAGGAAATGCTGAAAAGATTACGGAGTCTCTGGGTTATAAATTTGAACAGTTAAACTCCGTACCGAAAGAGGCCGATTTGGGTTTAGGCTGCGGTAACCCGCAGGAGCGCAGTAAGCCTCAAAAGGGAGAAACCGTTTTGGATTTGGGTTCAGGACGAGGGCTTGATTGTTTTATTGCTTCCAAAGCTGTAGGCGAAAACGGAAAGGTATTCGGTGTAGATTCTTCACGCACTATGGTGCAAAAGGCTTCCGAAATTGCCGAAAAAAATAATTATAAGAACTGTACCTTTTTGTACGGAGAAATCGAAGATATTCCTCTTACGGGAAATTCCGCAGATTTGGTTATAAGTAATTGTGTTATAAATTTATCGGTAGATAAGCCTAAAGTATATTCGGAAATATACCGTGTATTAAAAGCGGGCGGAAGGACGGCAATTTCCGATATAACCTTAAAAAAAGATTTGCCTCCCGACTGGAAAAGCGATTCTTCAATGATAAAAACGTGA
- a CDS encoding ABC transporter permease has protein sequence MNSEKLKISDLNYVLFLFKKEFLSFCTMPVLYGAALFFVLGSGLLFIGGTSWFYAGQSDLRAFFLNIPILCCVVIPMFTMSIWADEKKQHTDKLLFSFPISIRGIVLAKYLSLISAWFLLLILSAVIPVSVFRLGYFSLSSFFLSYCAVFFFGSGIIAFSSALSSLTSHSAINFLLSFLTVLFFTFIHTALFKTENLNFIKTVLNYLSFTLHFESSARGIFDSRDFVFYFVLIALGIELNVFILQIQRSSR, from the coding sequence ATGAATTCGGAAAAATTGAAAATATCTGATTTAAATTACGTATTATTTCTTTTTAAAAAAGAATTTTTATCTTTTTGTACTATGCCCGTATTATACGGTGCCGCCTTGTTTTTTGTTTTGGGAAGCGGTTTGTTATTTATAGGGGGCACGAGCTGGTTTTATGCGGGACAATCCGATTTAAGAGCGTTTTTTTTAAATATTCCCATTTTATGTTGTGTTGTGATTCCAATGTTTACGATGAGTATTTGGGCGGACGAAAAAAAACAGCATACCGATAAACTTTTGTTTTCATTTCCGATTTCAATACGCGGAATCGTTCTTGCAAAATATTTAAGTTTAATTAGCGCATGGTTTTTGCTTTTAATTTTAAGTGCCGTAATTCCCGTATCGGTTTTTCGTTTGGGATATTTCAGTCTTTCTTCTTTTTTCCTTTCGTATTGTGCCGTTTTTTTCTTCGGTTCGGGGATAATAGCCTTTTCCTCAGCCTTATCTTCTTTAACAAGTCACAGTGCAATAAATTTTTTATTATCTTTTTTAACGGTTTTATTTTTTACGTTTATTCATACGGCGTTATTTAAAACGGAAAATTTAAATTTCATAAAAACGGTTTTAAATTATCTTTCATTTACTCTTCATTTTGAATCTTCGGCACGCGGTATTTTCGATTCGCGGGACTTCGTTTTTTATTTTGTTTTGATTGCTTTGGGAATTGAATTGAATGTATTTATATTGCAAATACAAAGGAGTTCAAGATGA
- a CDS encoding SpoIIE family protein phosphatase: MIGYNKGLKFLFAFLFSLFFLSLNAQDFYWETPTVFSGKNGQFLKSASNKDISAVVWEEVVANTGTEGHIFISAAVYSDGNWNLNERISSPIPYTADIPSIVSVAVGNYGDIIVTYIKNRNTIGILKSEDEGKTFSEKEIVTEMYDLGSPYISVLSNGKYILFVSRGIGEKFSLFYSLSNNGIKWSEFTEFDREKKSDRVFLPVHTVAENNDVIVFQSLDSVDNRQVYGLFSSYSSNGGSSWSAPVKITENNTSQNQRPEILYSHEERKIFAVWEQSLYRAEKTIVAFAALNTKGQLTSGIEKLPQQRSSVFNPKVIIYNKKPLLTWTEDYEKNGSLCIAVKKNSAWEVSTVRKFTGSLLFVQPFVLEGNLQLIWQEGMASQRIMRIQPDFQIAKAKLQPVDFDARSKSGKKRLTVDIKFPYDSSGIAGYAYVWSKDTPPDFVEPVITKLKSESKLVYEPEVDGLWYLGVRICDYAGNWSEMSVVACERDSTPPMPPIFELLALDKNGFSNSNSFEIKWNPPEADITGKEETQIKGYIKSVQYVADIQKFKSLLRASDEVVIDDESVQNILKDKFKLQLNLSKLTTNLAKQRIENYENGLYAIAVSAVDASGNISEPAVKYFALNKYIPYTNISNIETQQLRDGTVLLSIIGKGFTTDGIVENVYIDSDGVPPYDLIFEKENTQGGNTVSSKNYFSIISDKVISDIRIDDLDSGEYYVGVRHSSRGIYFSKEKISVDNLGNIKFGDYGKKYRYNWLVSPDSETLFDYLIVFIIIIFILFILIFSVIGVIKSIKEAVELKKEVHALLNGGIMATEKRRKKAASLKAKGGGLRVKFILLTVVLVISVILILALPLGAIFLNTQETLLAESLFSKTEVLLESLSAGAKAYLPSKNLLELQFLSSQIATVEEAKFATITGTHLQNKKEGYNFIWASNDPDLADKIQNAEFSAGESELKLPEMESAYEEINRIDAEARERVGGLANEISSLTKEAVAIALNTDQKSIDRRNELQIIIRQMEEKLNLELSNLSVKGSGSYPKFNSKELSEDITEYLFYKPILYRQQGNTENFVHGMIYIQVSTKNTLAKINEVEKSLISMILYISLISLAVGIIDAFILASIIIAPIKKLVAHIDMINSTEDKEQLADKSIKIKSKDEIGILGTTINNMTSGLAAAAAASKDLTVGKEIQKMFLPLDTDSLGRKLTCGKSSDDNVEFFGYYEGARGVSGDYFDYIKLDDRYYAIIKCDIAGKGVPAALIMVEVATLFLDYFKDWKFQTHGLKIDYLVSRINDLIESRGFKGRFAAFTLCIFDSVSGEVHFCNAGDNVINIYDASLRKMKEVVLTEVSAAGVFPSFMIDMKGGFKVETVKLNKGDVLFLYTDGIEEAKRLFRNSKLQPIVCAVDGLNVDDVHETHTVGQDGEELGKERVCKIIESIFDRTSFNLKKWHNPIEDEEFNFDFTSLEGSVEDVVIGLVSIEKIFRMYQDPKATELNMVKVDKKIDLFLNKHFRQYQAYCSNRRPNTDADEYIYYTNIREDEQYDDLTILGIRKK, from the coding sequence ATGATTGGATATAATAAGGGTTTAAAATTTTTATTTGCATTTTTATTTTCACTGTTTTTTTTATCCCTTAATGCTCAGGATTTTTATTGGGAAACACCGACGGTTTTTAGCGGTAAAAACGGTCAGTTTTTAAAATCCGCTTCCAATAAAGATATTTCAGCCGTTGTTTGGGAAGAGGTAGTTGCAAACACCGGAACCGAGGGGCATATTTTTATTTCCGCCGCAGTTTATTCGGACGGAAATTGGAATTTAAATGAGCGTATTTCTTCGCCTATTCCATATACGGCAGATATACCTTCAATTGTATCTGTTGCCGTAGGAAATTACGGAGATATAATAGTTACTTATATAAAAAACAGAAATACTATAGGTATTTTAAAAAGTGAAGATGAAGGAAAAACTTTTTCCGAAAAAGAAATTGTAACGGAGATGTATGATTTGGGTTCTCCGTATATTTCCGTTTTATCAAACGGTAAATATATCTTATTTGTTTCACGCGGTATCGGTGAAAAATTTTCTCTTTTTTACAGTTTATCGAATAACGGTATCAAGTGGTCGGAGTTTACCGAATTTGACCGTGAAAAAAAAAGCGACAGAGTTTTTTTGCCAGTTCATACGGTTGCGGAAAATAACGACGTAATAGTTTTTCAATCTCTTGATTCCGTTGATAACAGACAGGTTTACGGCCTTTTTTCTTCATATTCATCTAACGGCGGCAGTTCATGGTCCGCTCCTGTAAAGATAACGGAAAATAATACGAGTCAAAATCAAAGACCGGAAATTTTATATTCTCATGAAGAGCGAAAGATTTTTGCGGTATGGGAGCAGTCTTTATACCGTGCGGAAAAGACTATTGTTGCCTTTGCCGCACTGAATACAAAGGGGCAGTTGACTTCCGGAATCGAAAAACTTCCGCAACAGCGGAGTTCGGTTTTTAACCCTAAGGTTATTATTTATAATAAAAAGCCTCTTCTTACATGGACGGAAGATTATGAAAAAAACGGAAGTTTATGTATTGCGGTAAAAAAGAATTCCGCATGGGAAGTAAGTACCGTACGTAAATTTACGGGGAGCTTATTATTCGTTCAGCCCTTTGTTTTAGAAGGCAACCTTCAATTGATATGGCAGGAAGGAATGGCTTCGCAAAGGATTATGCGTATTCAACCCGATTTTCAAATTGCAAAAGCAAAATTACAACCTGTAGATTTTGATGCGCGTTCAAAATCGGGAAAAAAAAGACTTACCGTTGATATAAAATTTCCATACGATTCGTCGGGTATTGCAGGTTATGCGTATGTATGGTCCAAAGATACGCCTCCCGATTTTGTCGAGCCTGTAATTACAAAGTTGAAATCGGAATCGAAATTGGTTTATGAGCCGGAAGTTGACGGTTTGTGGTATCTCGGTGTAAGAATTTGCGACTATGCGGGAAACTGGTCGGAAATGAGCGTGGTAGCTTGCGAGCGGGATTCTACGCCTCCTATGCCGCCGATATTTGAGCTGCTTGCTCTTGATAAAAACGGTTTTTCAAATTCCAACAGTTTTGAAATAAAATGGAATCCGCCCGAAGCCGATATTACAGGTAAAGAAGAAACGCAAATAAAAGGTTATATAAAATCCGTTCAGTATGTAGCGGATATACAAAAATTTAAATCTCTTTTACGGGCTTCAGATGAGGTTGTTATCGATGATGAATCCGTACAAAACATTTTAAAAGATAAATTTAAGTTGCAGTTAAATCTTTCCAAATTGACGACCAATTTGGCAAAACAGAGAATTGAAAATTATGAAAACGGTTTATACGCTATTGCCGTATCCGCCGTTGACGCATCGGGAAATATAAGCGAGCCTGCCGTAAAATATTTTGCGTTAAATAAATATATACCTTATACAAACATTTCGAATATAGAAACACAGCAGTTAAGAGACGGTACTGTGTTGCTTTCGATTATCGGTAAGGGTTTTACAACGGACGGTATTGTAGAAAATGTTTATATAGATTCGGACGGTGTACCTCCTTACGATTTGATTTTTGAAAAAGAAAATACTCAGGGCGGAAATACGGTTTCATCTAAAAACTATTTTTCAATTATAAGCGATAAGGTAATTTCGGATATACGGATTGATGATTTGGATTCCGGCGAGTACTATGTGGGAGTCCGCCACTCTTCCAGAGGTATATATTTTTCTAAAGAAAAAATTTCTGTAGATAATTTAGGGAATATAAAGTTCGGAGATTACGGTAAAAAATACAGATATAATTGGCTTGTTTCTCCCGACAGTGAGACTCTTTTTGATTATTTAATTGTATTTATTATTATAATTTTTATATTGTTTATTTTGATATTTTCGGTTATAGGAGTTATAAAATCTATAAAAGAAGCCGTTGAGTTGAAAAAAGAAGTTCACGCATTATTAAACGGAGGTATTATGGCAACGGAAAAAAGAAGAAAAAAAGCCGCTTCTTTAAAAGCTAAGGGCGGCGGTTTACGGGTAAAATTTATTTTACTTACCGTAGTATTGGTAATATCGGTAATTTTAATTTTAGCATTACCGCTTGGTGCAATCTTTTTAAATACTCAGGAAACTCTTTTAGCGGAAAGTTTATTTTCAAAGACGGAAGTTTTACTTGAAAGTTTAAGCGCGGGAGCAAAAGCTTATCTTCCTTCTAAAAATTTATTGGAACTTCAATTTTTATCTTCGCAAATTGCTACGGTTGAAGAGGCGAAATTTGCAACAATTACCGGTACTCATCTTCAAAATAAAAAGGAAGGTTATAATTTTATTTGGGCTTCAAACGACCCCGATTTGGCGGATAAAATTCAAAATGCCGAATTTTCCGCAGGAGAATCGGAGCTTAAATTGCCGGAAATGGAAAGTGCTTATGAAGAAATAAACAGAATCGATGCGGAAGCGAGAGAACGTGTAGGCGGTTTGGCAAACGAAATAAGTTCTTTAACCAAAGAAGCTGTTGCAATAGCCTTGAATACGGACCAAAAATCTATAGACAGGCGTAATGAACTTCAGATTATAATACGCCAAATGGAAGAAAAATTAAATTTGGAGCTGTCCAACTTGAGCGTTAAGGGTTCCGGCTCTTATCCTAAATTCAATTCAAAAGAATTATCTGAGGATATAACCGAATATTTATTTTATAAACCTATTTTGTACAGACAACAGGGGAATACTGAAAATTTTGTCCACGGTATGATATATATTCAAGTTTCGACAAAAAATACTCTTGCGAAAATCAATGAAGTTGAAAAGTCTCTTATCAGTATGATTTTGTATATTTCCTTAATTTCATTGGCTGTAGGAATTATTGATGCCTTTATTTTGGCATCTATTATTATCGCACCTATAAAAAAATTGGTAGCACATATAGATATGATTAACTCTACCGAAGATAAAGAACAGCTTGCGGATAAAAGCATTAAAATAAAATCGAAAGATGAAATAGGAATTTTAGGCACTACAATAAATAATATGACAAGCGGGCTTGCGGCGGCTGCGGCGGCTTCAAAGGATTTAACTGTAGGTAAAGAAATTCAAAAAATGTTTTTGCCTCTCGATACCGATTCTTTAGGACGTAAATTAACTTGCGGAAAATCTTCGGACGATAATGTGGAATTTTTCGGATACTATGAAGGTGCAAGAGGCGTTTCCGGAGATTATTTCGATTATATAAAACTCGATGATAGATATTATGCAATTATTAAATGCGATATTGCAGGAAAGGGAGTACCTGCGGCTTTGATAATGGTTGAAGTTGCAACCTTATTTTTGGATTATTTTAAAGATTGGAAGTTTCAAACTCACGGCTTAAAAATCGATTATCTTGTTTCACGTATAAACGACCTTATTGAATCTCGCGGATTTAAAGGACGATTTGCGGCTTTTACTCTTTGTATTTTTGATTCCGTAAGCGGAGAGGTTCATTTTTGTAATGCAGGAGATAATGTAATAAATATTTACGATGCTTCTTTACGCAAAATGAAGGAAGTTGTTTTAACTGAAGTTTCCGCAGCCGGTGTATTTCCGTCTTTTATGATAGATATGAAAGGAGGTTTTAAAGTTGAAACCGTAAAACTTAATAAGGGAGATGTTTTGTTCTTATACACTGACGGAATTGAAGAAGCAAAACGCTTATTTAGAAATTCAAAATTACAGCCGATAGTTTGTGCCGTAGACGGTTTGAATGTTGACGATGTACATGAAACTCATACTGTAGGACAGGACGGTGAAGAGCTTGGCAAAGAAAGAGTTTGCAAAATAATCGAAAGTATTTTTGACCGTACTTCTTTTAATTTAAAGAAATGGCATAACCCTATTGAAGATGAAGAATTTAATTTTGATTTTACTTCGCTTGAAGGTTCAGTTGAAGATGTAGTTATAGGTCTTGTTTCAATAGAAAAGATTTTTAGAATGTATCAGGACCCTAAAGCTACGGAATTAAATATGGTAAAGGTAGATAAAAAAATAGACTTATTTTTAAATAAACATTTTAGACAATATCAAGCTTATTGCAGTAATCGCCGACCGAATACCGACGCCGACGAATATATTTATTATACAAATATCCGTGAAGATGAACAATATGATGACCTGACCATTTTAGGAATCAGGAAAAAATAA
- a CDS encoding ABC transporter ATP-binding protein, with the protein MLEIKNLTKYYRSGKNKITACNNVSFELKAGQITSLLGLNGAGKSSIINCISGYCLPDKGDILIGGYSVLKDETEAKRRIGILYEQTPLYSYMTVSDFLNFSAQMRGIAQDKIKDKIEEAVEFCELEEVYERTIKGLSKGYKQRVGLAQAVLHNPPLIILDEPTSGLDAIQMRLFEKKILQIAKEKRF; encoded by the coding sequence ATGCTTGAAATAAAAAATTTAACTAAATATTACCGAAGCGGTAAGAATAAGATAACCGCTTGTAACAATGTTTCTTTTGAGCTGAAGGCGGGGCAAATAACGTCTTTGCTGGGTTTGAACGGGGCGGGGAAAAGCAGTATTATAAACTGTATTTCAGGATATTGTCTTCCGGATAAAGGCGATATTTTAATCGGCGGTTATTCCGTTTTGAAAGATGAAACCGAAGCAAAACGCCGTATAGGAATTCTTTATGAACAAACACCGTTATATTCTTATATGACCGTATCGGATTTTTTAAATTTTAGCGCACAAATGCGCGGTATTGCACAAGATAAAATTAAAGATAAAATAGAAGAAGCCGTAGAGTTTTGCGAACTTGAAGAGGTTTATGAAAGGACAATTAAAGGATTGTCTAAAGGTTATAAACAGCGTGTAGGACTTGCACAAGCGGTTTTGCATAATCCTCCTTTAATTATATTGGACGAGCCGACTTCGGGTTTGGACGCAATACAAATGCGTTTGTTTGAAAAAAAGATTTTACAAATTGCAAAAGAAAAACGGTTTTAA
- a CDS encoding UPF0164 family protein, translating to MNKFIQGTLTFFFLIFAWIPVFSVDISNSYSGVSKAFDVFVQKNEGETAFRTLLIPSGGRFEGLGAAFTALSNDISFFDANPAASAFFKNTEINVLHNSWIADSKLETIGYTQRNDNFGWGTSLRCFYIPFTEYGTVGEKKSSGFYSETFLTLNFAYNFLAGYNFKGLTIGGNLKMGIRSMPPIAGITEEAPSKTHTSAQNGYAVLGDLGIIMRANVLKKFYDFEPNFHFGIMFKNFGTPIRGDIPPAYVSMGFAYKPVSIFLFTVDLQQPVNLKNIKASGFPSASTGMMFSITKYFNLLTGFGIRGGNPRFSLGGEVNLSNITINANYTLDLASQTTNLNRISVGVKILLGDGGREKRRNKVENLYMQGLNEYRKKNYEAAITIWKDVLTMDKTFDPAIEGIEVAEKQKKLQEELNKILLLEKNQ from the coding sequence ATGAACAAATTTATTCAAGGTACTTTAACATTTTTTTTCCTCATTTTTGCATGGATACCGGTATTTTCCGTAGATATATCAAATTCATACTCCGGTGTTTCAAAGGCTTTTGATGTGTTCGTACAAAAAAATGAGGGAGAAACGGCATTCCGCACTCTTTTAATCCCTTCAGGCGGAAGATTTGAGGGCTTAGGAGCGGCATTTACCGCTCTTTCAAATGATATAAGCTTTTTCGATGCAAATCCCGCAGCAAGCGCATTTTTTAAAAATACCGAAATCAATGTTTTACATAACAGCTGGATTGCGGATTCCAAACTTGAAACTATAGGCTATACCCAGCGCAATGATAATTTCGGCTGGGGAACATCTCTAAGATGCTTTTATATTCCCTTTACGGAATACGGAACAGTCGGAGAAAAAAAATCTTCGGGATTTTACAGCGAAACCTTTTTAACTTTAAATTTCGCATACAACTTTCTTGCAGGCTATAATTTTAAAGGGCTTACAATAGGGGGAAATTTAAAAATGGGAATACGTTCTATGCCGCCTATTGCCGGAATAACCGAAGAGGCGCCGTCGAAAACACATACCTCGGCTCAAAACGGTTATGCGGTTTTAGGCGATTTAGGTATTATTATGCGTGCGAACGTATTAAAAAAATTTTATGATTTTGAGCCCAATTTTCATTTCGGTATTATGTTTAAAAATTTCGGTACACCCATACGCGGAGATATCCCGCCCGCATACGTTTCTATGGGTTTTGCATATAAGCCGGTTTCAATATTTTTATTTACTGTAGATTTACAGCAACCCGTAAATTTAAAGAACATAAAAGCCTCCGGATTTCCGTCGGCAAGCACAGGTATGATGTTTTCCATAACAAAATATTTTAATCTTTTAACAGGCTTCGGCATACGCGGAGGAAACCCGCGTTTCAGTTTAGGCGGAGAAGTTAATTTATCGAATATAACTATAAATGCAAACTACACTTTGGATTTGGCAAGTCAAACTACAAATTTAAACCGCATAAGCGTAGGTGTAAAAATTTTACTCGGAGACGGCGGCAGAGAAAAACGGCGTAACAAAGTAGAAAATCTTTACATGCAGGGTTTAAACGAATATCGAAAGAAAAATTACGAAGCCGCAATTACTATATGGAAGGATGTTTTAACAATGGACAAAACCTTCGACCCTGCAATCGAAGGAATTGAAGTTGCAGAAAAGCAAAAAAAATTACAAGAAGAATTAAATAAAATTTTATTATTAGAGAAAAATCAATAA
- a CDS encoding carbon-nitrogen hydrolase family protein produces MKICLCAAKNKSCNTEYNISQIKLFIEKTKDEKPDLLLFGEAFLQGFDSLCFEYKKDILTAMSIHSSEISKIGNLAQKNKIAIGFGFIENNHGAIFSTYLIIGKTGKIIDKYQRVSQGWRIKNTCADYREGKDFHTFQLENKKFAVMICGDLWEDNLLSKIISTEAEIFLWPVFCAYTAEEWEASAKAEYSARTAILNQTVLFVDSIVKINDDKYSGSGAVIWRHGNILKELPAGQSGFLTYEI; encoded by the coding sequence ATGAAAATCTGTTTATGTGCGGCAAAAAATAAATCTTGTAATACGGAATATAACATTTCTCAAATAAAATTATTCATAGAAAAAACAAAAGATGAAAAACCGGATTTGCTCTTATTCGGAGAAGCCTTTTTACAAGGATTCGACTCTTTATGTTTTGAATATAAAAAAGATATTCTAACGGCAATGAGTATTCATTCTTCGGAAATTTCAAAAATCGGAAACCTTGCACAAAAAAATAAAATTGCAATAGGTTTCGGTTTTATCGAAAATAATCATGGAGCAATTTTCAGCACTTATTTAATTATAGGGAAAACCGGAAAAATAATCGATAAATATCAGCGGGTTTCACAAGGCTGGCGTATTAAAAATACCTGTGCCGATTACCGTGAAGGAAAAGATTTCCATACCTTTCAGCTTGAAAATAAAAAGTTTGCGGTTATGATTTGCGGAGACTTATGGGAAGATAACTTACTGAGTAAAATAATAAGCACGGAAGCGGAAATCTTTTTATGGCCGGTTTTTTGTGCTTATACTGCCGAAGAATGGGAGGCTTCCGCAAAGGCGGAATACTCCGCCCGCACCGCAATTTTAAATCAAACGGTTTTATTTGTAGACTCTATTGTAAAAATAAACGATGATAAATATTCGGGAAGCGGAGCCGTTATATGGCGGCACGGAAACATTTTAAAAGAATTACCCGCCGGACAAAGCGGCTTTTTAACTTATGAAATATAA
- a CDS encoding DUF4340 domain-containing protein: MTKKETVTFITDDINQYKNFGLDKNNAVKMQLIRSDKTVAGEFTFGKKDTLGKNLYLLPDGRTKIFKMPDNISPFLTMRSDFWINLQIYKSLFEQNKIQSIEKNGEHIIRSGKNDNYFSDLELFLKQFSCVDIFPAMPLTSINTEYFTIVLGSGEKMLIGETPLESGDYILFDSKLKNGYVISGYTKRKIDSALERIYRQGQEIK, from the coding sequence TTGACGAAAAAAGAAACGGTTACTTTTATTACTGATGATATAAACCAATATAAAAATTTCGGATTGGATAAAAACAATGCCGTTAAAATGCAGTTGATACGCTCGGATAAAACTGTCGCAGGAGAGTTTACTTTCGGTAAAAAAGATACATTGGGGAAAAATTTATATCTTCTTCCGGACGGCCGCACAAAAATTTTTAAAATGCCCGACAATATTTCGCCTTTTTTAACCATGCGCTCCGATTTTTGGATTAACCTTCAAATTTATAAATCTTTATTTGAACAAAATAAAATTCAATCTATAGAAAAAAACGGCGAGCATATAATCCGCTCCGGTAAAAACGATAATTACTTCTCGGATTTGGAATTATTTTTAAAACAATTTTCATGTGTAGATATTTTTCCTGCAATGCCGCTTACTTCGATAAATACCGAATATTTTACTATTGTTTTAGGCTCAGGTGAAAAGATGCTGATAGGAGAAACGCCTTTGGAAAGCGGCGATTATATCTTGTTTGATTCAAAATTAAAAAACGGATATGTGATAAGCGGCTACACAAAACGTAAAATAGATTCGGCTCTTGAAAGGATATATCGTCAGGGTCAAGAAATAAAATGA
- a CDS encoding GldG family protein gives MKLKQKKIYTIRFFLFCSALFLSVLISEKKYFRADTTPQKVYSLSEYTYELLDSLNATVSVTWFKTDGVEIFFPSLKYLTDTVKEYAIYSNNKFIFTEKNTAELSEDAIKKIGLVPRQIEAQNDSSQTLYTLYSGLMLEYGGETRVIPFVDDIDILEYDIARLISDMQSIAVGNKTLKTVAVMVPPDTIDKEYGYVIPWLEYAGFNVQVLNLPIDNIPEDLPLLVIGSNYIDIGSAAAIDVFLQKHGRGVFFVSGNTVDIKGNWKAVPKVQDFLLNVLARHGFYIQSDLILDLVNFRITMSAVDSAGAKTVNYPFWIMLQHSTVEKKNAIFSGMFSGNKNLQTFWPSSVSVDEEKNKIKILASTTANSIKMIENYDTDPFSNQLSLFSVREKSAEAVVAEKIYPAPVVVISDEYMISRAVDYTGTSFNLDFMVNCIEHICGYDNLTLLKNKMHTALPFKQFDDKDEFVKAVTFARIISLIILPLIITFAAVYIFILQRKKK, from the coding sequence ATGAAACTGAAACAAAAAAAAATATATACGATACGGTTTTTTCTTTTTTGTTCCGCATTGTTTTTATCGGTTTTAATTTCGGAAAAAAAATATTTTAGAGCCGATACTACTCCGCAAAAAGTATACTCACTTTCCGAATATACGTATGAATTATTGGATAGTTTGAATGCGACGGTAAGTGTAACATGGTTTAAAACGGACGGAGTGGAAATTTTTTTTCCGTCTTTAAAATATTTAACGGATACCGTTAAAGAATACGCCATTTATTCAAATAATAAATTTATCTTTACGGAAAAAAATACGGCGGAGCTTTCCGAAGATGCAATAAAAAAAATAGGTTTAGTACCCAGACAAATCGAAGCTCAAAACGATTCTTCTCAAACTCTTTATACGCTTTACTCAGGTCTTATGCTGGAATACGGAGGAGAAACAAGAGTTATTCCCTTTGTTGATGATATAGATATTTTAGAATATGATATTGCCCGTCTTATTTCCGATATGCAGTCCATAGCTGTAGGAAATAAAACTTTAAAAACGGTTGCCGTAATGGTACCTCCCGATACTATAGACAAGGAATACGGTTATGTAATTCCGTGGCTTGAGTATGCGGGATTTAACGTGCAAGTTTTAAATTTACCGATAGATAATATTCCCGAAGACCTTCCTCTTTTGGTAATAGGTTCAAACTATATTGATATAGGGTCCGCAGCCGCTATTGATGTATTTTTACAAAAGCATGGCAGGGGAGTGTTTTTTGTTTCCGGTAATACGGTGGATATAAAGGGGAATTGGAAGGCTGTTCCTAAAGTACAAGACTTTCTTTTGAATGTATTGGCCAGACATGGATTTTATATCCAATCCGATTTAATTTTGGATTTGGTTAATTTCAGAATTACTATGTCGGCGGTGGACAGCGCCGGAGCGAAAACCGTAAACTATCCGTTTTGGATTATGCTTCAACACTCAACCGTAGAAAAAAAGAATGCAATATTTTCGGGAATGTTTTCGGGTAATAAAAATTTGCAAACCTTTTGGCCTTCTTCCGTTTCGGTTGATGAAGAAAAAAATAAAATAAAGATTTTGGCATCTACTACGGCTAATTCAATAAAGATGATTGAAAACTACGATACGGACCCTTTTTCAAATCAGCTTTCTCTTTTTTCCGTGCGGGAAAAAAGTGCGGAGGCGGTTGTTGCGGAAAAAATATATCCCGCACCGGTAGTTGTAATAAGCGATGAATATATGATAAGCAGAGCCGTTGATTATACCGGAACATCTTTTAATTTGGATTTTATGGTAAATTGTATTGAACATATTTGCGGTTATGATAACTTAACGCTTTTAAAAAATAAAATGCACACGGCTTTGCCGTTTAAACAATTTGACGATAAAGATGAATTTGTAAAAGCGGTTACATTTGCAAGAATTATTTCTCTTATTATTTTGCCTTTAATTATTACATTTGCAGCTGTTTATATTTTTATTTTGCAAAGGAAAAAGAAATGA